CGAGCCGGTGGAGATGCCGGAGCCTGATGCGCCGGTTGCGCCGGTGGCGGGCGCTGCGGGCCCCCACCCCAGCCCTCCCACGGAAGGGGAGGGCGAAGTACCACCCGCGCCCACGCTGGCGGACGCGGAGGCGCTGAACGCCGAATCGGACTTCAAGCCCTTCCTCGCCTCCAACGTCGCGCCCGAAGTCAAGAACGCCGCACTCAAGAAGCTGTTCGCCGATCCGCACTTCAATGTCATGGATGGCCTCGACACTTACATCGACGACTATTCCGTTTCGACCCCCGTGCCCGAGAGCGTGCTGCGCCAGATGGCCAGCGCGAAGTTCATGAAGCTGTTCGAGGAACAGCCCGACAAAAACCCTGAGGGCGACGCAATGCCGGACGTGGCACAGTCGACCTCCATGGAGCCCGTTCCCAGCCAGCCGGTTGCCACCGACGCGCAGCCGACACGCCAAGAAGCCGATGACCACCACGCTGATCTGCGATTGCAACAAGACGATGCCGCTGGAGCCGAAGACCCTCGGCGCGGCGCTGGCTGAAACACTGCCCCTCCATTCCGCGCTGTGCCGCCGCGAGGCGCCGGCCTTCCAGCGCGCCATCCAGTCCGGCGACGAGGTGGTGGTGGCCTGCACGCAGGAGAAGCGCCTGTTCGGCGAACTCGCGCAGCAGACGCCCGGCGCCGAGTCGCCGATCCGCTTCGTCAACATCCGCGAGACCGGCGGCTGGAGCCGCGATGCGGCGGACGCCAGCCCCAAGATCGCAGCGCTGCTTGCGCAGGCCCGGCTGCCGGAGCCCGAGCCGGTCGGCGTCGTCAGCTACAAGAGCCAGGGCCGGGTGCTGGTGGTCGGCGCACTCGACGAGGCGGAGCGGGTGGCCGCGCTTCTGGCCGACACGCTGGAGATCACGATCTTCTCGCGCGGCCCCGGTAATGCAGGCGGCGCCCAGGAGCGCCGCTGGCCGGTGGTCGCAGG
Above is a window of Variovorax sp. RA8 DNA encoding:
- a CDS encoding DUF3306 domain-containing protein — translated: MSDGFFERWSRRKQQAREGEVPDEPVEMPEPDAPVAPVAGAAGPHPSPPTEGEGEVPPAPTLADAEALNAESDFKPFLASNVAPEVKNAALKKLFADPHFNVMDGLDTYIDDYSVSTPVPESVLRQMASAKFMKLFEEQPDKNPEGDAMPDVAQSTSMEPVPSQPVATDAQPTRQEADDHHADLRLQQDDAAGAEDPRRGAG